A stretch of the Papaver somniferum cultivar HN1 chromosome 6, ASM357369v1, whole genome shotgun sequence genome encodes the following:
- the LOC113287631 gene encoding probable ubiquitin-conjugating enzyme E2 24 encodes MEMFLSDSDCENFSEISSSEDLDDIDSMYGGQAQSILSNLERSIEKIDDFLSFERGFLHGDIVCHLSDPSGQLGRVVDVDMTVDLETVYGKVMKEVHCKNLRKIRSMVTGDYVVHGPWLGRVMRVVDRVTILFDDGAKCEVIADNSENLLIPLSPTIMEDSQFPYYPGQHVQVRASNVSKSAKWLSGSWKGNRDKGTVCHVEAGLVYVDWVASAVLGSSLSMSTPSRTQDSQALTLLSCFPHANWQLGDWCIIQENDWKTAGGKLVERSRYVGSSPPKNPNASKEVFVIVKTNTKVDVMWQDGTHSVGLDSESILSVNNVGDQEFWPDQFVLQKTISDDQHVSNGQKLGIVKSMDAKERTVKLQWEKQVSNQKDDSDGKYNEEIVSAYELIEYPDYSYCLGDIVFRVQKSISAVEAEIGSGSVKQMGEGIHLSKHIAEDPNQGFLCCIGNVIGFKDGGILVKWASGFTSKVESNVIIGVDKYVDSTSTPVFQNEVQDNFTQDMLKNDEHTWHQKEDPPNNAGEADMNALQKSSLVPLPQAALGFFTNVAASIFDFFGSSSFPGSIETSCFGSLSENCEHYLNRSRAVDLHELESVHENEVIECGNLVREGPMSWELEDTLETSVPEETTKLCFSPSCQKSGQYKQFEMVDDSTDHHFLHGSGKVHTSPPVNRGWLKKVQKEWSILEKGLPDTIYVRVYEGRIDLLRAAIVGAPGTPYHDGLFFFDFYLPPDYPNEPPLVYYNSGGLRVNPNLYESGKVCLSLLKTWTGTGTEVWNPGSSTVLQVLLSLQALVLNERPYFNEAGYDSQIGMTDGEKNSITYNENIFLLSCKSMLYILRNPPKHFEAFVDEHFRRCSHSILQACEEYMGGTPVGCAFGHGRRFDQEETQRCSSMGFKIMLAKLFPKLVSGFVNKGINCSHFLEPEK; translated from the exons ATGGAGATGTTCCTGAGTGACTCAGATTGTGAAAATTTCAGTGAAATCAGTAGCAGTGAGGATCTGGATGACATTGATTCCATGTATGGTGGCCAGGCACAGAGCATCTTATCCAACTTGGAAAGAAGCATAGAGAAGATCGATGATTTCCTTTCTTTCGAGAGAGGGTTCTTACATGGAGACATTGTGTGTCATTTGTCAGATCCATCCGGACAGTTGGGCAGAGTGGTTGATGTGGATATGACTGTGGACTTAGAAACAGTTTATGGAAAAGTTATGAAAGAAGTACACTGTAAGAACCTTCGAAAAATCCGTTCCATGGTTACAGGGGATTATGTTGTTCATGGACCATGGCTTGGGAGGGTGATGAGAGTTGTTGACCGTGTCACCATTTTATTTGATGATGGAGCAAAGTGCGAGGTGATTGCAGACAATTCGGAAAATCTTCTCATTCCACTTTCTCCAACCATAATGGAAGATTCTCAGTTCCCTTATTATCCAGGTCAGCATGTACAAGTTAGGGCTTCAAACGTTTCCAAATCAGCAAAATGGTTGTCTGGTTCCTGGAAGGGAAATCGAGATAAAGGTACTGTGTGCCACGTTGAAGCAGGGTTAGTTTATGTCGACTGGGTTGCTTCTGCTGTTCTTGGAAGCTCATTGAGTATGTCCACTCCCTCTCGTACACAGGACTCACAAGCCTTAACTTTATTATCATGTTTTCCGCATGCCAATTGGCAGCTTGGTGATTGGTGCATAATTCAAGAAAATGATTGGAAAACTGCTGGTGGTAAGCTTGTTGAGAGGAGCAGATACGTAGGTAGTTCACCACCAAAAAATCCTAATGCCTCAAAAGAGGTATTTGTCATTGTGAAGACAAACACTAAAGTTGATGTCATGTGGCAGGATGGGACACATTCAGTTGGCTTAGATTCAGAATCTATACTCTCCGTAAACAATGTTGGTGATCAAGAATTTTGGCCGGATCAATTTGTACTGCAGAAGACAATATCTGATGATCAACACGTTTCTAATGGCCAAAAGTTGGGAATTGTGAAAAGCATGGATGCGAAGGAACGCACTGTGAAATTGCAATGGGAAAAGCAAGTGTCGAATCAAAAGGATGATTCAGATGGTAAATACAATGAGGAGATTGTAAGTGCGTATGAATTGATTGAATACCCAGATTATTCCTACTGTCTTGGTGATATAGTCTTTAGGGTTCAGAAGAGCATATCTGCAGTTGAAGCTGAGATAGGATCAGGTTCCGTCAAACAAATGGGAGAGGGCATTCATTTAAGCAAGCATATCGCTGAAGATCCTAATCAAGGCTTTCTATGTTGTATTGGAAATGTTATTGGCTTTAAAGATGGAGGCATCTTGGTCAAATGGGCTAGTGGTTTCACATCAAAG GTTGAGTCGAACGTAATTATTGGCGTTGATAAGTATGTTGATTCAACTTCAACTCCAGTTTTCCAGAATGAAGTTCAGGATAATTTCACTCAGGATATGCTCAAAAATGATGAACACACTTGGCACCAAAAAGAAGACCCTCCTAATAATGCTGGGGAAGCTGACATGAACGCTTTACAGAAATCGAGCTTAGTTCCCCTACCTCAGGCAGCTCTCGGGTTTTTCACAAATGTTGCTGCAAGTATATTTGACTTCTTTGGTTCCAGTTCATTTCCAGGCTCAATAGAAACCAGTTGTTTTGGTTCTTTAAGCGAAAATTGCGAGCATTATTTAAATAGATCACGTGCCGTTGATCTACATGAACTTGAATCAGTCCATGAGAATGAAGTGATTGAATGTGGAAACCTTGTCCGAGAAGGACCTATGTCATGGGAGTTGGAGGATACCCTAGAGACAAGTGTTCCTGAAGAAACAACAAAATTGTGTTTTTCTCCCAGCTGTCAGAAATCAGGACAATATAAGCAATTTGAAATGGTTGATGACAGCACcgatcatcattttcttcatggtTCTGGCAAGGTTCATACATCGCCACCG GTAAACCGAGGTTGGTTGAAGAAAGTACAAAAGGAATGGAGCATTCTTGAGAAAGGTCTTCCAG ATACAATCTATGTTCGTGTTTATGAGGGAAGGATTGATTTACTTAGAGCAGCCATTGTTGGTGCACCTGGAACCCCATATCATGATGGtctcttcttctttgatttttaccTTCCTCCGGATTATCCTAATGAACCACCT TTGGTGTATTACAACTCCGGGGGGCTTCGTGTCAACCCAAACCTGTATGAGTCAGGAAAGGTTTGTCTCAGTCTCTTAAAGACATGGACTGGCACAGGCACTGAAGTATGGAACCCGGGAAGCTCCACCGTTCTTCAAGTTCTACTATCTCTTCAGGCACTTGTGCTGAATGAAAGACCATATTTTAATGAAGCAGGATATGATTCACAGATTGGTATGACTGATGGAGAGAAGAACTCCATTACTTATAACGAgaacatttttcttctttcttgcaAGTCCATGCTATACATACTCCGAAATCCACCCAAG CATTTTGAAGCATTTGTGGATGAACACTTCCGCCGTTGCTCCCATTCGATTCTCCAGGCTTGCGAGGAATACATGGGCGGAACTCCAGTTGGTTGTGCATTTGGCCACGGAAGGAGATTCGATCAAGAAGAAACTCAGAGGTGCAGTTCAATGGGTTTCAAGATTATGCTTGCCAAATTATTCCCTAAGCTTGTGTCAGGCTTTGTCaacaagggaatcaattgcagtCATTTTCTCGAGCCTGAGAAATGA